A window of Variovorax sp. HW608 genomic DNA:
CGATGAGCAAGGCGCAACTGACCGCCTTCATCGACCAGCAGCTCGCCTGAAAAGAGTCTCCCGGCCGCCAGCGCGCAATGCGTTGGCGGCTTTTTTCCTGTCATAATTACCCGCAGTTCACCGGCCCTTTCCGGGGCCCGGTTCGAGTTCCCCGGGTTGTGAGGCATCTCTCGCTTCACATCAAACCTCCCCCCCAAGTTTTGACAGCTATCCCCGCAAGGGGTCGTTCCATGCACTTAAACGAACTCAAGGCACTTCACGTCTCCGAAGTCCTCAAGCAGGCCGAGGCCCTGGAGATCGAAAACGTCGGTCGCATGCGCAAGCAGGAACTGATGTTCGCGATCATCAAGAAGCGTGCGAAGGCCGGCGAACAGGTGTTTGCCGACGGCGTGCTCGAGATCCTGCCCGACGGCTTCGGGTTCCTGCGCAGCCCCGACACCAGCTTCACCGCGAGCACGGACGACATCTACATCTCGCCGAGCCAGGTGCGCCGCTTCAACCTGCACACCGGCGACATGATCGAAGGCGAAGTGCGCACGCCCAAGGACGGCGAGCGCTATTTCGCGCTGACCAAGCTCGACAAGGTCAACGACGGTCCGCCGGAGGCGAACAAGCACAAGGTCATGTTCGAGAACCTGACCCCGCTGTTCCCCAAGCAGTTGATGCGCCTCGAACGCGACAACTTCAAGGGCGACGAGAACATCACCGGCCGGATCATCGACATCATCGCCCCGATCGGCAAAGGCCAGCGCGCGTTGCTGGTGGCCCCGCCCAAGAGCGGCAAGACGGTCATGATGCAGCACATCGCGCACGCGATCAGCGCCAACTACCCCGAGGTGCACATGATGGTGCTGCTGGTGGACGAGCGGCCCGAGGAAGTGACCGAGATGCAGCGCACCGTGAAGGGCGAGGTCATTGCCTCGACCTTCGACGAGCCCGCAGCACGCCACGTGCACGTCGCCGAAATGGTGATCGAGCGCGCCAAGCGCCTGGTCGAACTCAAGAAGGACGTGGTGATCCTGCTCGACTCGATCACCCGCCTCGCCCGTGCCTACAACAACGTCGTGCCCTCGTCCGGCAAGGTGCTGACGGGCGGCGTGGATTCCAACGCCCTGCAGCGTCCCAAGCGCTTCCTCGGCGCGGCGCGCAATGTGGAAGAAGGCGGCTCGCTGACGATCATCGGCACCGCCCTCATCGACACCGGCAGCCGCATGGACGAAGTGATCTTCGAAGAGTTCAAGGGCACCGGCAATTCCGAAATCCACCTCGACCGCCGCCTCTACGAGAAGCGCGTGTTCCCGTCGATCCAGCTCAACCGCAGCGGCACCCGTCGCGAAGAACTGCTGTTGCCGCCCGAGATCCTGCAGAAGACCCGGATCCTGCGTCAGCTCATGTACAACATGGACGAGATCGAGGCGATGGAGCTCATGCTCAAGAACATGAAGGCCACCAAGACCAATGTCGAGTTCTTCGACATGATGCGTCGCGGCGGCTGATCAGCGCGCCGCCAGGGCCCGCCCTTCGGCGGCGCTTTGTCGGCCGAGGTCGAGCAGTTCCATGAGCTCGACCGCCTGTTCCGGCAGCACCGGATTCGGGCCCTGCCCCAGAATCGCATCGCGCAGCGCGGTGTAGTAGGCGACATAGTTGCCCGCCTTCGTGGGCAGCTTGCGCGTCTGCATGCGGCCGTCGGCCGCGCACAGCGTGAGTTCGCCGTCGATCGGATCCGCGCCCCATGCGGCATCCGAAGGACGCCCACCGGCGCGCAAGGCGTCTTCCTGGGGATCGACGCCGCGCTTGACGTAACTGCCCGTGGTGCCATGCAAGATGTACCGCGGCGCCGCGTATGCAGCCAGCGTGGTCGCGTGCAGCACGACCCTGAGCGGCGCGTGCGGACCGCTCTCGTAGCGCAGCACGGCATGAAAGTAGTCCTCGACGAGCGCCCCATCGCGCAGGACCGCGCTGTCGAGCTGAAGTGCATCGGGGCGGCCGAACAGCTGGACCGCCTGGTCGACGAGATGCGAACCGAGGTCGACCCAGAGACCGGCGCCCGGCACGGGCTGCTCGCGCCAGCGGGCCCGCACTTCGGGCCGAAAGCGGTCGAAATGCGATTCGAAATACACCGGGCGCCCCAGCTCACCGCTGGCCAGGACGTCTCGCAAGGTCAGGAAATCCGAATCGAAGCGGCGGTTCTGGTAGACGGAAAGCACCCGCCCCTGCCGCTCGGCCAGCGCCGCCAGTTCGCGCGCCTGCCCCGCATCGAGGGTGAACGGCTTGTCCACCACCACATGCTTGCCGGCCGCAAGCGCCGCCTTGGCGACCGGGTGGTGCTGGGCGTTGGGCGCCGCGACGACGATCAGATCGATGTCGGTTCGGCGCAACAGCGCGTCCACGTCCGGGACCACATCCACCCCGGGCCAGTCCGCATGCACCTTGTGCGGCTGCGAGCTCGCCACGGCGCCGAGCTCCAATCCGGGCACGGCCGAGAGCACCGGGGCGTGGAAGGTCTGACCGGCGAATCCATAGCCGACCAGGCCGGCACGCAGGGTGGTTTGGGACATGGCTGGGGCCTCTGGCGCATAAAAGGTCCAGTATGCGATAATTGCGGGCTTCGCGAAAAGTGCACCGCGGCGTTGTGCCGCGTGGTTGTGGCTCTCGCATCGACCAAAGGAATCATCATGAAAGAAGGCATTCACCCGAACTACCGCGAAGTTCTGTTCGTCGACCTGTCGAACGGCTTCAAGTTCGTGACCCGTTCGTGCGTCAACACCAAGGAAACCGGCAAGACCGACGATGGTCGTGAACTGCCTCTCTTCAAGCTCGATACCTCGAGCGAATCGCACCCCTTCTATACCGGGACGCAGAAGTCGGTCGATAACATGGGCGGCCGCGTCGAGAAATTCCGCAACCGCTTCGGCAAGACGGCTTCCAAGTAAGGAAGGCGCTTTTCGTGTCGAGGGCAGCCCGGTTTACCGCGCTGCCCTTTTTCTTTCCCAACGAGCACGCTCTCCTTTCGAGGTGAATCACCCGACGCCCGCCATCGTTGCCCAGAGCGCAGTGCGCCGGCTGCCGCGCATTGCACTGCTGCTCCTGTGCGCGGCGTACCTGATGCCCGGCCTGCTCGGCCGCGGCCCCTGGAAGAGCGCGGACATCACTGCGTTCGGCTACATGGCCGAACTGGCCCAGAGCAGGGACGGCATTGCCGCCTGGTTCGACCCGGTGCTGCTCGGGCTGCGGCCCGAGACGCCGGCCCTGCTTCCCTACTGGATCGGGGCCTGGGCGATCAAGATCGCCCCCTCGTGGATCAATCCCGACCTGGCGGTGCGCATCGCCTTCGCGCTGCTTCTGGCGGGCGCCTTCACCGCCACGTGGTATGCCGTCTACTACCTGGCACGCACGTACCGGGCCCAGCCGGTGGCGTTCGCTTTCGGCGGCGAGGCGCGGCCGACCGACTATGCGCGCGCCATCGCCGACGGCGCGCTCCTCGCGCTGATCGCATCGCTCGGACTGGCCCAACTGGGGCACGAAACCACGCCCGCCCTCGCGCAACTGTTCTTCGCCTCGAACCTGTTCTTCGGTGTCGCGGCGCTGCCGTACCGGCGCATCGGCCCGGTCGCCGCGCTGATCGTGGGCGCCTTCGGGCTGGCGCTCAGCGGCGGCCCGACGGTGGGCCTGACGCTCGGTATCGGCTGCGGCGTGATCCTGCTGGTCGAACGCAAGCGGCTGCCGGCCGAGGAAGTGCCCGCGTCCGAACCCACCTACACGACGGCCTCGATCGCGGCGGTGTTCGGCATCACGCTGCTTGCGGTGGCGCTGGCGGCCGCACTCGGCCTCTTCGAGTGGCGGATCGATCTGCCGACGTCCCAGCGCCTGCTGCCCGAAGTGCGCAACCAGGCCAGGCTCCTGCTCTGGTTCACCTGGCCGACCTGGCCCCTCGCCATCTGGACGCTCTGGCGCTGGCGCCGGCAGTTGACCGCACGCCATGTCGCCCTGCCCCTCTGGTTCGCGGCCGTGCCCCTGCTGGCGACCTGGACCACCAACTTCTCCGAACGGTCGCTGCTGCTCGGCCTGCCGGCCTTCGCGACCCTCGCCGCCTTCGCGCTGCCGACATTCCGGCGCAGCGTGGCCGCGCTGATCGACTGGTTCACGCTCCTGTTCTTCAGCGGCTCGGCGATCATCATCTGGGTGATCTGGGTCGCGATGCAGACCGGCGTGCCGGCCAAGCCCGCCGCCAACGTCGCCAAGCTGGCCCCCGGGTTCGTCCCGCACTTTTCCTTCGCGCCCTTCATCTTCGCGCTGACGGCGACGCTGGCCTGGGCCTGGCTCGTGCGCTGGCGTACCGGCCGCCATCGCGCGGCGCTGTGGAAGACCCTCGTCCTGCCCGCCGGCGGCGCCGCCCTCTGCTGGATGCTGGTCATGACCCTGTGGCTGCCGGTGCTCGACTTTGCCCGCAGCTATGTGCCGCAGGTCAACGCGATCGCCGAGCGTGTCGGCCAGCCGGGCTGCATTTCCGAGCTTGCGCTCGGCCGGCCGCACATCGCGGCGCTGCGCTATCACGGCAATTTCAACGTCCAGCCGCTGATCGGCGGTCCGCCCTGCCCCTGGCTGCTGGTCAACCCCGACGCGATCGCGAAGCTCCACGAGATCGTGAATCTCGAAAGCTGGCGCCTCGTCGGCACCCTGCGCCGTCCGACCAGCGCCGCGGACGACCTGCTGCTGTACCAGCGACTGACGCCCATCGGTGGCTAGCGAACGGGGCGTCATCGGACGCCACGCCGCGACGGTCTTCGTCGGGCAGATGGCGGTCATGGCTTTCGGCGTCACCGACACGATCGTCGCGGGCCGCTATGCCGAAGGCGCGCTGGCGGCACTGTCGGTGGGCTCCGCGATCTTCATCAGTGTCTATGTCTCGCTGATGGGGGCGCTGCAGGCGCTGCTGCCGATCTGGGCCGAGCTCCACGGCGCACGGCGCGCATCCGAGGTCGGGCGCTCGGTCCGGCAATCCCTCTATGTCTGCGGCGCCGCGATCGCGATCGGCATGGCGATCCTGCTGTTCCCCGCGCCGATGCTGCGCTGGACCGAGGTGCCCCAAAGCATGCGCGGCGACGTCGAGGCCTATCTCGGCGTGCTGGCCTTCGCGCTGGCGCCGGCCCTCTCCTTTCGCCTTTTCAGCACGCTCAACCAGGGCCTCGGCAAGCCGCAGCTCGTGACCTGGCTGCAGCTGGCGTCGCTGGGCATCAAGCTGCCGCTGTCGATCTGGTTCGCCTTCGGCGGTGCGGGCCTGCCGGCGATGGGCCTCGTCGGATGCGGCTGGGCCACGCTGGTGGTGAACTACGCGATGCTCGGTGCGGCACTCTGGCTGCTGCGCGCCGAGCCTTCGTACCGCGAGTACCGCTTCTGGCAGCGGATCGAGCCGCCGGACTGGGCCCAGCTGCGCCGGTTCGGGAGGCTGGGCATTCCCGCCGGGCTCGCCGTGCTGGTGGAAGTGACCTCGTTCACGCTGATGGCGCTGTTCATCGCCCGCCTCGGGACAACGGCCTCGGCGGCGCACCAGATCGCTGCAAACCTGACGGCGGTCGCCTACATGGTGCCGCTGTCGCTCGCCATCGCCACGAGCGCGCGGGTGAGCTTCTGGCTCGGCGCGGGCGATCCGTTGCTCGCGCGGCAGGCGGGGCGCAAGGGCTTCCAGCTGACCGTACTCTTCGCGCTGCTCGTTGCATCGGCGATGGCGCTCCTGCGCTGGCAGCTGGCCGGCATCTATTCGGCCAATCCTGCGGTCATCGCGCTGGGCGCGACGCTGCTGCTGGCAACCTCCTCCTATCACCTTGCCGACGCGCTGCAGACGCTGTGCGTCTTCGTGCTGCGCTGCTATCAGGTGACGGTGATGCCGTTGATCCTCTACTGCACGCTGCTGTGGGGCGTCGGCCTGGGGGGCAGCTATCTGCTGGCCTATCGCGGGATCGGGCCCTGGGCGGCGATGCAGTCACCGCTCGCGTTCTGGCTCATGAGCGCGGTCGCGCTCTTCATCACGGCCGTGCTCTTTCTGGTGCTGCTCGCGTGGACCGTCAGGCGACGGCGGTGACCGCAGCAGGAGTCTTGCGCAGCCGCGTGACCGGAAACACCAGCGTGAAGCGCGAGCCCTCGCCCACCTTGCTCTCGATGCGCAATTCGGCGCCGTGCCGCTGCGCGATGTGCTTGACGATCGCGAGGCCGAGGCCGGTGCCGCCGGTTTCGCGCGAACGGCTGCGGTCGATGCGGTAGAAGCGCTCCGTGAGCCGCGGGATGTGCTCGGCGGCGATCCCGGGACCGGTATCGCGCACCGAGAACTCACCGCGGCCGTCAGGCAGCACGCGCCAGACCACGGTGACTTCGCCGCCCGGCGGCGTGTAGCGCACGGCATTGCTCACGAGATTCGACATGGCGCTTTGCAGTTCGGTGGGCACGCCTGCGATCTCGGAGTCCGCCTCCATGCTGAACGACAGGCGATGGCCCTGCTGCGACAGGCGGCTCGACAACCCGCGCGCCTCGTCCTCGCACTGGGCCAGCAAGGCGCGCACGCGGATCCACCGGTTGGGCGGCGGTGCGCTGCTGCCTTCGAGGCGCGACAGGGTCAGCAGGTCGTTGACCAGCGTTTCCATGCGGTGCGACTGCTGGCTCATCAGGTTGAGGTAGCGGGCGCGCTCCTCGGCATCCAGCGGCAGGTTCTGCAAGGTCTCGACGAACCCGGCCAGTACGGTCAGCGGCGTGCGGATCTCGTGCGAGACGTTGGCCACGAAATCGCGCCGCATGGCCTCGGCCTGCTCGAGGGCCGTGACATCGCGTGTAAGCAGCATGCGGCGGTTGCCCGAATAGGGGTGCACCTGAACCGACAAACGGCAGGGCTGGTTGCGGTGCATCGCCTTCGAGGGCGCATCGATCACTACATCGCGGCTGTAGTTCCACGAAGCCAGGTAAGCGACAAAGGCCGGGTCGCGCACCAGGTTCGAAAGGTGCTGCAGCAGGTCGCGCTCGGTGTCGATGCCGAGTTGCTCCCCCGCCGTCTGGTTGCACCATTCGATGCGGCCCTGCTCGTCGAGCAGCACCACGCCGTTGGGCGAGGCCTGGATCGCTGCGAGGAACTCCTGCAGCCGCTCCTCGGCCTGCTGCGCGAGCTTTTCGCGATCGCGCAGCAGCTTGCGGATGCGCTCAGCCAGTTCGACCCAGAGCCCCGGGCCACGCGAAGGCAGCCCGACGGCATCGTTGCGCAGCACATTCAGGAGCCGGTGTGCGCGCCATGTGTCGAGCGCGAGCCACGCCAGCGCACCCACCCATGCACCGAGCCAGATGTGGCGCCAGGCGACGAATGCAGCAACGCCGCCGCCCACGAGCGAAGCCAGGAGAAAAGTCGCGATACGAAACGGCATGCCCGGACATTATCCCGCCCAACTCAGCGGGCGGGCCTCTCAGACGGTGGCCTGTGCGGTGAGCCGGTAGCCTGCACCCCGGACCGTCTCGACCATGGGCGCGGCCGGGCCGAGGGATTCGCGCAGGCGCTTGACGTGGACGTCGACCGTGCGCTCCTCGATGTAGACGTGGTCGCCCCAGACCTTGTCGAGCAGTTGGGCCCGGCTGTGCACGCGCTCGGCATGCTGCATCAGGAAGCCCAGCAGCTTGAACTCGGTCGGCCCGACCTTCAGCGGATTGCCCTGCCAGGTGACGCGGTGCGTCGCGGTGTCGAGCGCAAGCTCGCCGATCTCGACGCGCTCCGTCACGACTTCGGGCGCCCGGCGGCGCAGCACCGCGCGGATGCGTGCGAGCATCTCCTGCGTCGAGAAAGGCTTGGTGATGTAGTCGTCGGCGCCGGCGTCCAGCCCGGCGACCTTGTCGGGCTCGTCGCCGCGCGCGGTCAGCATCAGGATCGGGATGGTCTTGGTGCGCGGGTCCTTGCGCCACTGGCGCGCGAGCTGCAATCCGCTCTGGCCCGGAAGCATCCAGTCCAGCAGCACCAGGTCCGGCAGGAACGCATCGATCTCGCGCTGCGCGGATTCGCCGTCTTCAGCCCAGATCGGCTCGAAACCGTTGTGCCGGAGGTTGACGGCGATCAGCTCGGCGATCGAAGACTCGTCCTCGACGATCAGAATGCGTGGTTTCTTCATGAATCCTCAGATTCTCCGTTCATTCGCAAGGCGGCACACGACCGCCTCGCGTGCTCATTGCAGTTGTGCTTCGATCTCGTTCATCGAGGCGTGGCGGACGTCCGCGCCCTTCACGATGTAGATGATGAACTCGGCGATGTTCTTCGCGTGGTCGCCGATGCGCTCGATCGCCTTGGCGAGGAACAGCAGGTCCAGGCTCGCGGAAATCGTGCGCGGGTCTTCCATCATGTAGGTGACCAGCTTGCGCACGAAGCCGTCGAACTCCTTGTCGATCAGGTCGTCGTCCTTGAGGATCGACAGCGCCGCGGCGGTATCGAGCCGCGCGAACGCATCGAGCGCCTTGCGCAGCAGGCCCGAGGCCAGGTCCGCGGCGATGCGCAGCTCGGTCGACGGCAAGGCGCGCGCCGCACCGCTCTCGATGATCGACTTGACCATGCGCGCGATCTTGTTCGCCTCGTCGCCCACGCGCTCGAGGTTGGCGGTGGTCTTGGAGATGGCGATCAGGAGCCGCAGGTCGCGCGCGGTCGGCTGGCGGCGCGCGATGATCGACGACAGTTCGCGGTCGATCTCGATCTCCATCGCGTTGACGCGGTTCTCGGTCTCCATGACGCGCTCGGCCGTCTCGGAGTCGAACTCCTGCAGCGCATAGACCGCCTGGTTGATCTGCGATTCCACGATGCCGCCGAGCTCCATCACGCGCGACGACACCATGTTCAGTTCGCTGTCGAACTGGCTGGAAAGGTGCTTTTCTGTCATCTCATAACTCCTGGTCAGCGCGCATCTTTACGGGGAACACCGCGGGACCGGCTCTGCCGGGCCGCTGGTGTTGCCCCCTCGAAGGGGGTTGGCGAAGCGACACGAAGTGCGCGCAGCCTGGGGGTGGTCAACCGAACCTCCCGGTGATGTAGTCCTCGGTCTCCTTGCGCTTGGGCTTGAAGAACATCTCTTCGGTCGCGCCGAATTCGATCAGGTCGCCGAGGTACATGTAGGCGGTGTAGTCGCTGCAGCGGGCGGCCTGCTGCATGTTGTGGGTCACGATGACCACGGTGTATTCGTTCTTCAGCTCGGCGATCAGTTCCTCGATCTTCGCGGTCGAGATCGGGTCGAGTGCCGAGCAGGGCTCGTCGAGCAGCAGCACTTCGGGCTTGATCGCGATGCCGCGCGCGATGCACAGCCGCTGCTGCTGGCCGCCGGACAGGCCCGAGCCGCTTTGCTGGAGCTTGTCGCGCACCTCGGTCCACAGCGCCGCCTTCTTGAGCGCCCACTCGACGCGGTCGTCCATCTCGGACGAGCTCAGGTTCTCGAACAGCTTCACGCCGAAGGCGATGTTGTCGTAGATCGACATCGGGAACGGCGTCGGCTTCTGGAACACCATGCCGACCTTGGCGCGGATCAGCGCCACGTCCTGCTTGGAGGTCAGCAGGTTCTCGCCGTCCAGCGCGATCACCCCTTCGGCGCGCTGCTCCGGGTACAGCTCGAACATGCGGTTGAAGGTGCGCAGCAGGGTCGACTTGCCGCAGCCCGAGGGGCCGATGAAGGCCGTGACCTTGTTCTCGGGGATGTCGAGGTTGATGCCCTTGAGCGCGTGGAACTTGCCGTAGTAGAAGTTCAGGTCCTTGACCGAGATCTTCGCGCGCGTGGGTTGAGCGATGGTGGATGGCATGTTGTTCAGAGCTTGTTGCGCGTGAGGACGCGCGCGAGGATGTTGAGTGCAAGAACCGCGAGCGTGATCAGGAACACGCCGGCCCAGGCGAGCTGCTGCCAGTTCTCGTAGGGGCTCATCGCGAACTTGAAGATCGTCACCGGCAGGCTGGCCATCGGCTGCGTCAGGTCGGCAGTCCAGAACTGGTTGCTCAGCGCGGTGAAGAGCAGCGGCGCGGTTTCGCCTGCGATGCGCGCCACGGCCAGCAGCACGCCGGTCACGACGCCCGCACGCGCGGCACGCAGGGTGATGCTCAGGATCACCCGCCACTTCGGCGTGCCCAGCGCATAGGCCGCTTCGCGCAGGCCCGGCGGCACGAGCTGCAGCATGTTCTCGGTCGTGCGGATCACGACCGGGATCACGATCAGCGCCAGCGCCACGGCGCCGGCAATGCCCGAGAACGACCTGAACTGGGCGACGACGAGCGCGTAGACGAACAGGCCGATCACGATCGACGGCGCCGACAGGAGGATGTCGTTGACGAAGCGGATGACGGCCGACAGCCAGCCCTTGGGGTTGTACTCGGCCAGGTAGATGCCGGCCATGATGCCGATCGGCGCGCCGATGAAGGTGGCAAGGGCCACCATCACCACCGACCCGAAGATCGCGTTGGCGATGCCGCCGGCTTCGTTCGGCGGCGGCGTCATCTCGGTCAGCGCGGCCAGCGTGAGCCCGCCGAAGCCCAGGCGCAGCGTCTCCCAGAGGATCCAGATGAGCCAGAACACGCCGAAGGCCATCGCGGCGAGCGACAGCCCCAGGGCGATGATGTTGACGCGCTTGCGGCCGGCGAACTTGGCCGCCCGCGTCTGTTCGAGCGCCTTGGCATTGCGCAGACGTTCAGCAGCGGTCGTCATGCCTTCTTCCCTTCACTCTTGCGCATCTGCTGCAGCAGCAGCTTCGACAGCGACAGCACCACGAACGTGATGAAGAACAGCACGAGGCCCAGATACATCAGCGATGCCTGGTGCAGGCCCGCGCCGGCTTCGGCGAACTCGTTGGCGAGCACGGAGGTGATGCTGTTCGCGGCCTCGAAGACCGACAGCGATGCGAGCTGGTTGGTGTTGCCGATCACGAAGGTCACGGCCATGGTCTCGCCGAGCGCGCGGCCCAGGCCGAGCATGACGCCGCCGATCACACCGGCCTTGGTGTAGGGCAGCACGACCTTCGACACCACTTCCCACGTCGTGGAGCCGAGCCCGTAGGCCGATTCCTTGAGCAGTGCGGGCGTGACCTCGAACACGTCGCGCATCACCGCGGCGATGAACGGGATGATCATGATCGCGAGGATGATCCCCGCCGACAGGATGCCGATACCCACCGGCGGCCCGGACACCAGCGCGCCGAGGTAGGGCACGCCCGCGAAGAGCTTCTGCAGCGGCTGCTGCACATAGGTGGAAAGGATCGGGCCGAAAACCAGGAGGCCCCACATGCCATAGACGATCGAAGGCACGGCCGCAAGGAGTTCGATGGCGGTGCCGAGCGGCCGCTTGAGCCAGGCCGGCGACATCTCGGTGAGGAAGAGCGCGATGCCGAAGCTCACCGGCACGGCAATCACCAGGGCGATGAAGGAGGTGGCCAACGTGCCGTAGATCATCACGAGGCCGCCGAATTCGTTCTGCACGGGATCCCACACGCTGCTGGTGAGGAAGCCGAGACCGAATTTGGAGATGGCCGGCCAGGCGCCGGCCAGCAAGGA
This region includes:
- the rho gene encoding transcription termination factor Rho, whose translation is MHLNELKALHVSEVLKQAEALEIENVGRMRKQELMFAIIKKRAKAGEQVFADGVLEILPDGFGFLRSPDTSFTASTDDIYISPSQVRRFNLHTGDMIEGEVRTPKDGERYFALTKLDKVNDGPPEANKHKVMFENLTPLFPKQLMRLERDNFKGDENITGRIIDIIAPIGKGQRALLVAPPKSGKTVMMQHIAHAISANYPEVHMMVLLVDERPEEVTEMQRTVKGEVIASTFDEPAARHVHVAEMVIERAKRLVELKKDVVILLDSITRLARAYNNVVPSSGKVLTGGVDSNALQRPKRFLGAARNVEEGGSLTIIGTALIDTGSRMDEVIFEEFKGTGNSEIHLDRRLYEKRVFPSIQLNRSGTRREELLLPPEILQKTRILRQLMYNMDEIEAMELMLKNMKATKTNVEFFDMMRRGG
- a CDS encoding oxidoreductase: MSQTTLRAGLVGYGFAGQTFHAPVLSAVPGLELGAVASSQPHKVHADWPGVDVVPDVDALLRRTDIDLIVVAAPNAQHHPVAKAALAAGKHVVVDKPFTLDAGQARELAALAERQGRVLSVYQNRRFDSDFLTLRDVLASGELGRPVYFESHFDRFRPEVRARWREQPVPGAGLWVDLGSHLVDQAVQLFGRPDALQLDSAVLRDGALVEDYFHAVLRYESGPHAPLRVVLHATTLAAYAAPRYILHGTTGSYVKRGVDPQEDALRAGGRPSDAAWGADPIDGELTLCAADGRMQTRKLPTKAGNYVAYYTALRDAILGQGPNPVLPEQAVELMELLDLGRQSAAEGRALAAR
- a CDS encoding type B 50S ribosomal protein L31, with the protein product MKEGIHPNYREVLFVDLSNGFKFVTRSCVNTKETGKTDDGRELPLFKLDTSSESHPFYTGTQKSVDNMGGRVEKFRNRFGKTASK
- a CDS encoding MATE family efflux transporter, with translation MASERGVIGRHAATVFVGQMAVMAFGVTDTIVAGRYAEGALAALSVGSAIFISVYVSLMGALQALLPIWAELHGARRASEVGRSVRQSLYVCGAAIAIGMAILLFPAPMLRWTEVPQSMRGDVEAYLGVLAFALAPALSFRLFSTLNQGLGKPQLVTWLQLASLGIKLPLSIWFAFGGAGLPAMGLVGCGWATLVVNYAMLGAALWLLRAEPSYREYRFWQRIEPPDWAQLRRFGRLGIPAGLAVLVEVTSFTLMALFIARLGTTASAAHQIAANLTAVAYMVPLSLAIATSARVSFWLGAGDPLLARQAGRKGFQLTVLFALLVASAMALLRWQLAGIYSANPAVIALGATLLLATSSYHLADALQTLCVFVLRCYQVTVMPLILYCTLLWGVGLGGSYLLAYRGIGPWAAMQSPLAFWLMSAVALFITAVLFLVLLAWTVRRRR
- the phoR gene encoding phosphate regulon sensor histidine kinase PhoR — encoded protein: MPFRIATFLLASLVGGGVAAFVAWRHIWLGAWVGALAWLALDTWRAHRLLNVLRNDAVGLPSRGPGLWVELAERIRKLLRDREKLAQQAEERLQEFLAAIQASPNGVVLLDEQGRIEWCNQTAGEQLGIDTERDLLQHLSNLVRDPAFVAYLASWNYSRDVVIDAPSKAMHRNQPCRLSVQVHPYSGNRRMLLTRDVTALEQAEAMRRDFVANVSHEIRTPLTVLAGFVETLQNLPLDAEERARYLNLMSQQSHRMETLVNDLLTLSRLEGSSAPPPNRWIRVRALLAQCEDEARGLSSRLSQQGHRLSFSMEADSEIAGVPTELQSAMSNLVSNAVRYTPPGGEVTVVWRVLPDGRGEFSVRDTGPGIAAEHIPRLTERFYRIDRSRSRETGGTGLGLAIVKHIAQRHGAELRIESKVGEGSRFTLVFPVTRLRKTPAAVTAVA
- the phoB gene encoding phosphate regulon transcriptional regulator PhoB gives rise to the protein MKKPRILIVEDESSIAELIAVNLRHNGFEPIWAEDGESAQREIDAFLPDLVLLDWMLPGQSGLQLARQWRKDPRTKTIPILMLTARGDEPDKVAGLDAGADDYITKPFSTQEMLARIRAVLRRRAPEVVTERVEIGELALDTATHRVTWQGNPLKVGPTEFKLLGFLMQHAERVHSRAQLLDKVWGDHVYIEERTVDVHVKRLRESLGPAAPMVETVRGAGYRLTAQATV
- the phoU gene encoding phosphate signaling complex protein PhoU; translated protein: MTEKHLSSQFDSELNMVSSRVMELGGIVESQINQAVYALQEFDSETAERVMETENRVNAMEIEIDRELSSIIARRQPTARDLRLLIAISKTTANLERVGDEANKIARMVKSIIESGAARALPSTELRIAADLASGLLRKALDAFARLDTAAALSILKDDDLIDKEFDGFVRKLVTYMMEDPRTISASLDLLFLAKAIERIGDHAKNIAEFIIYIVKGADVRHASMNEIEAQLQ
- the pstB gene encoding phosphate ABC transporter ATP-binding protein PstB, producing the protein MPSTIAQPTRAKISVKDLNFYYGKFHALKGINLDIPENKVTAFIGPSGCGKSTLLRTFNRMFELYPEQRAEGVIALDGENLLTSKQDVALIRAKVGMVFQKPTPFPMSIYDNIAFGVKLFENLSSSEMDDRVEWALKKAALWTEVRDKLQQSGSGLSGGQQQRLCIARGIAIKPEVLLLDEPCSALDPISTAKIEELIAELKNEYTVVIVTHNMQQAARCSDYTAYMYLGDLIEFGATEEMFFKPKRKETEDYITGRFG
- the pstA gene encoding phosphate ABC transporter permease PstA is translated as MTTAAERLRNAKALEQTRAAKFAGRKRVNIIALGLSLAAMAFGVFWLIWILWETLRLGFGGLTLAALTEMTPPPNEAGGIANAIFGSVVMVALATFIGAPIGIMAGIYLAEYNPKGWLSAVIRFVNDILLSAPSIVIGLFVYALVVAQFRSFSGIAGAVALALIVIPVVIRTTENMLQLVPPGLREAAYALGTPKWRVILSITLRAARAGVVTGVLLAVARIAGETAPLLFTALSNQFWTADLTQPMASLPVTIFKFAMSPYENWQQLAWAGVFLITLAVLALNILARVLTRNKL
- the pstC gene encoding phosphate ABC transporter permease subunit PstC, translating into MGNPLDGAPLSERPVSTTFPANAAPLDVTTERARAKASPPPAKRPRSGPTADRLFGLAAKGAALLTLAMLIGILLSLLAGAWPAISKFGLGFLTSSVWDPVQNEFGGLVMIYGTLATSFIALVIAVPVSFGIALFLTEMSPAWLKRPLGTAIELLAAVPSIVYGMWGLLVFGPILSTYVQQPLQKLFAGVPYLGALVSGPPVGIGILSAGIILAIMIIPFIAAVMRDVFEVTPALLKESAYGLGSTTWEVVSKVVLPYTKAGVIGGVMLGLGRALGETMAVTFVIGNTNQLASLSVFEAANSITSVLANEFAEAGAGLHQASLMYLGLVLFFITFVVLSLSKLLLQQMRKSEGKKA